From a region of the Komagataeibacter sp. FNDCF1 genome:
- a CDS encoding FitA-like ribbon-helix-helix domain-containing protein, with protein sequence MAVMIIRNLDDSLKQRLRLRAAQHGRSMEEEVRDILRSALSAEVSQGVDAGQAIHQRFARLDGVDLPAVSREAIRDVDFGV encoded by the coding sequence ATGGCCGTCATGATTATTCGCAATCTCGATGACAGTCTCAAGCAGCGGCTCCGTCTGCGCGCAGCACAGCATGGGCGTTCCATGGAGGAAGAGGTGCGCGATATCCTGCGCTCGGCTCTTTCCGCTGAAGTGTCGCAGGGGGTGGATGCCGGTCAGGCCATCCACCAGCGTTTTGCTAGGCTGGACGGGGTAGACCTGCCTGCCGTGTCCCGTGAGGCTATCAGGGATGTGGATTTCGGAGTGTGA